Proteins found in one Desulfovibrio psychrotolerans genomic segment:
- a CDS encoding KamA family radical SAM protein — MTDETNGWESLDWKKELARNIIGVDQLAGYAAFSAEELSKLREVEQVHPVNIPRYYLSLINADDPRDPIRKMCFPSAEELIVAGSMGETTADPYGDDKHDKGNGVLHKYDYTALVVATECCAMHCRHCFRRRIVGRPGNQLLKDFSGAAQYIAEHPEINNVILSGGDPLLLSTPILQKMLSRLAEIDHLDFVRIGSRIPVTFPIRLFDNELMDVLSAFNEKKPLYIATHFNHVREITPTSTEAVKRLRQCGAIINNQAVLLRDVNDTPEALVSLMNRLLGIGINPYYLYQCMPVSRVRHHFQIPLRRGIEIVDTARAKLNGYATRFKYILGHDIGKLEICGMSDNNIVLKQIHARSGHGEQASRIILLPLDDTAGWVTL, encoded by the coding sequence ATGACTGATGAGACAAACGGCTGGGAATCACTCGACTGGAAAAAGGAACTGGCCCGCAACATAATTGGCGTGGACCAGCTTGCCGGATACGCCGCGTTCTCTGCGGAAGAACTGTCCAAACTCAGGGAAGTCGAACAGGTCCATCCCGTCAATATTCCCCGGTATTACCTCAGCCTTATCAATGCAGACGATCCGCGTGATCCCATCCGCAAGATGTGCTTTCCCAGCGCGGAAGAACTGATTGTCGCCGGTTCCATGGGAGAAACCACGGCAGACCCCTACGGGGACGACAAGCACGATAAGGGCAACGGCGTACTGCACAAATACGACTACACCGCCCTTGTGGTGGCAACGGAATGCTGCGCCATGCACTGCCGCCACTGCTTCCGCAGAAGAATCGTTGGGCGACCCGGAAACCAGTTGCTGAAAGACTTCTCCGGGGCGGCGCAGTACATTGCGGAACATCCGGAGATAAACAACGTCATCCTCTCCGGCGGCGACCCCCTGCTGCTTTCCACCCCCATCCTGCAAAAAATGCTCTCCAGACTGGCGGAAATTGACCATCTGGATTTCGTCCGCATAGGTTCACGCATCCCGGTCACCTTTCCCATCCGCCTGTTCGACAACGAACTCATGGATGTCCTTTCCGCCTTCAACGAAAAAAAGCCCCTCTACATCGCCACGCATTTCAACCATGTGCGGGAAATAACCCCCACATCGACAGAAGCGGTCAAACGCCTGCGGCAATGCGGTGCCATCATCAACAATCAGGCTGTCCTGCTCAGGGACGTCAACGATACGCCGGAAGCACTCGTCTCACTCATGAACAGGCTTCTGGGCATCGGCATAAACCCTTATTATCTCTATCAGTGCATGCCCGTTTCCCGGGTGCGCCACCACTTCCAGATACCGCTCAGGCGGGGGATAGAAATCGTGGATACAGCACGCGCAAAGCTCAACGGCTACGCAACGCGCTTCAAGTACATCCTCGGTCACGATATCGGAAAACTGGAAATATGCGGCATGTCAGACAACAACATCGTGCTCAAGCAAATTCACGCCCGTTCCGGACACGGCGAACAGGCTTCGCGCATCATCCTGCTGCCGCTGGATGATACCGCAGGCTGGGTAACGCTGTAG
- a CDS encoding thioesterase II family protein, producing MTMTNGTTTLFCIPHAGGNAAFYTPFGRFFPQSVSFRPLELPGRGRRHREPLQSCLHAIRRDLFNSILPVAEHAPYALFGHSMGALLAFLFTQEAREQSIPLPAALFLSGCATPGSPEHTPPAPVASLSPAMLWQHVLTLGGVPECVAASEEFCRYMEPILYADFTALERWQPVFAAPVPVPITVFLGDCDIITEQAAREWSRQTSGAFSLRTFPGNHFYLQEHWAELAAHITRTLHPAQRHAERLPERLPENLPEHLSENT from the coding sequence ATGACCATGACGAACGGAACCACCACCCTCTTCTGCATACCCCACGCGGGAGGCAACGCAGCCTTCTACACGCCGTTCGGCCGGTTTTTTCCGCAATCCGTCTCCTTCCGCCCTCTGGAGCTCCCGGGCAGGGGGCGCAGACACAGGGAACCGCTCCAGTCCTGTCTGCACGCCATACGCCGCGATCTCTTCAACAGCATTCTGCCCGTTGCGGAACACGCCCCCTACGCCCTGTTCGGACACAGTATGGGGGCGCTGCTTGCCTTCCTCTTCACGCAGGAGGCGCGGGAACAGTCAATTCCCCTGCCTGCTGCACTCTTCCTTTCCGGCTGCGCAACCCCCGGCAGCCCGGAACACACACCGCCCGCCCCCGTGGCTTCCCTTTCTCCCGCAATGCTGTGGCAGCACGTTCTCACCCTGGGCGGCGTGCCGGAATGCGTTGCCGCGTCCGAAGAATTCTGCCGCTACATGGAACCCATCCTCTACGCAGACTTCACCGCTCTGGAGCGGTGGCAGCCCGTATTCGCAGCCCCTGTTCCCGTTCCCATCACCGTTTTTCTGGGAGACTGCGACATCATCACGGAGCAGGCGGCACGGGAATGGAGCCGGCAAACCTCCGGCGCGTTCTCCCTGCGCACCTTCCCCGGCAACCATTTCTACCTGCAGGAACATTGGGCAGAGCTTGCGGCGCACATCACGCGCACGCTGCATCCCGCGCAGCGGCACGCGGAACGTCTGCCGGAACGTCTGCCGGAAAATTTGCCGGAACATCTGTCGGAAAATACGTAG
- a CDS encoding EutP/PduV family microcompartment system protein, which translates to MNKVMLMGETGTGKGALMRVLGCDHVPRRAMAVEYCGRFIITPGEFLENRRFYSALITTAAEADILVLLQDATRGNSLFPPQFATMFNRRVAGLVTNCEAAGSKPERAERYLQNAGVREMLRVDCRTGAGVDAVRLLLA; encoded by the coding sequence ATGAACAAAGTCATGCTGATGGGAGAAACCGGGACGGGCAAAGGGGCGCTCATGCGTGTTCTTGGCTGCGACCATGTTCCCCGCCGTGCCATGGCGGTGGAATACTGCGGGCGGTTTATCATTACCCCCGGCGAGTTTCTGGAAAACAGGCGTTTTTATTCCGCCCTCATCACTACCGCGGCAGAGGCGGACATACTTGTGCTGCTGCAGGACGCCACGCGCGGAAACAGCCTGTTTCCCCCGCAGTTTGCCACCATGTTCAACCGCCGGGTGGCGGGGCTGGTCACCAACTGCGAGGCGGCGGGAAGTAAGCCTGAGCGGGCTGAGCGGTATTTGCAGAACGCCGGAGTGCGTGAGATGTTGCGCGTTGACTGCCGCACGGGGGCGGGAGTGGATGCCGTGCGGCTTCTGCTCGCCTGA
- a CDS encoding BMC domain-containing protein, with amino-acid sequence MTMVPDSPKQRVIQEYVPGKQITLAHVIASPQKGIYTKLGLDGEAGDAIGILTITPSEGVIIAADIATKAGAVEIGFLDRFGGSLVLVGDVSSVEASLKAVLAFFDGVLRYASVEMTRS; translated from the coding sequence ATGACGATGGTACCGGACAGCCCGAAGCAGCGGGTGATACAGGAATACGTGCCGGGCAAGCAGATAACCCTTGCCCACGTGATAGCCAGCCCGCAGAAGGGCATTTACACCAAGCTGGGTCTGGATGGCGAGGCGGGAGACGCCATAGGCATTCTGACCATTACGCCCAGCGAGGGCGTGATTATAGCAGCGGATATTGCCACCAAGGCGGGCGCGGTGGAGATAGGGTTTCTGGACCGTTTCGGCGGGTCACTGGTGCTGGTGGGCGATGTTTCCAGCGTGGAGGCGTCGCTGAAGGCCGTGCTTGCCTTTTTTGACGGCGTGCTGCGGTATGCTTCCGTGGAGATGACGCGCTCCTGA
- a CDS encoding 1-propanol dehydrogenase PduQ, with the protein MTQFYGKTKICYGKDALETLEHLSAKQAFIVTDPFMVKVGFADRIKSHLDRSGIGHSTFDGVEPDPSLETVTKGTLLFLKDQADVVIAIGGGSAIDAAKAIMFFAHKASGGKPKPLLVAIPTTSGTGSEVTAISVVTDKVNEVKIPLNDELLIPDIAILDARFTRTLPPSVTAATGMDVLTHAIEAYTSRGANAFTSIYAEYAIRYVFTYLLRAYRCGDDMEAREMMLLASCMAGMAFNNSGLGITHSIAHSLGGLFHVPHGLANAVVLPYVIRFNSFDVGVKYREIAEMVSLPAATVEEGTASLIQAIHDMNEAMGIPARIGALKIEERIFRDHLDVMSGNVLEDICTAGNPRRPSHDNIRSLLELAW; encoded by the coding sequence GTGACACAGTTCTACGGAAAAACGAAAATCTGCTACGGAAAGGATGCCCTTGAGACTCTGGAGCATCTGTCCGCAAAGCAGGCGTTTATCGTGACCGACCCGTTCATGGTGAAGGTGGGCTTTGCGGACCGCATAAAGAGCCACCTTGACCGCAGCGGCATAGGGCACAGCACCTTTGACGGCGTGGAACCTGACCCGTCTTTGGAAACCGTTACCAAAGGGACGTTGCTTTTTCTCAAGGATCAGGCGGATGTGGTGATTGCCATAGGCGGTGGTTCGGCCATTGACGCCGCCAAGGCCATCATGTTCTTTGCCCATAAGGCAAGCGGGGGCAAGCCCAAGCCCCTGCTTGTCGCCATTCCCACCACCAGCGGCACCGGGTCTGAGGTTACGGCTATTTCCGTGGTTACGGACAAGGTCAATGAGGTGAAGATTCCCCTCAATGACGAACTGCTCATACCGGATATAGCCATTCTGGATGCGCGGTTTACCCGCACGCTGCCGCCCTCGGTGACGGCTGCTACGGGCATGGACGTGCTTACCCACGCCATTGAGGCCTATACCTCGCGCGGGGCAAATGCCTTTACATCCATCTATGCGGAATATGCCATACGCTACGTGTTCACCTACCTGCTGCGGGCCTACCGCTGCGGGGACGACATGGAGGCGCGCGAGATGATGCTGCTGGCTTCCTGCATGGCGGGTATGGCCTTTAACAACAGCGGGCTGGGCATAACCCACAGCATTGCGCATAGTCTGGGCGGCCTGTTCCATGTGCCCCACGGACTGGCGAACGCGGTGGTGCTGCCGTATGTTATCCGCTTCAACAGCTTTGACGTGGGTGTGAAGTACCGCGAGATAGCCGAGATGGTTTCTCTGCCCGCAGCCACGGTGGAAGAGGGGACCGCGAGCCTGATTCAGGCCATACATGACATGAACGAGGCTATGGGCATTCCTGCGCGTATTGGCGCTCTGAAGATTGAGGAGCGCATCTTCCGCGATCATCTGGACGTGATGTCCGGTAACGTGCTGGAGGATATCTGCACGGCGGGCAACCCCCGGCGTCCTTCGCACGACAATATCCGGTCCCTGCTGGAACTGGCCTGGTAG
- the eutM gene encoding ethanolamine utilization microcompartment protein EutM — MMNALGMIETKGLVGAVEAADAMVKAANVELIGREQVGGGLVTVMVRGDVGAVKAATDAGAAAADRVGELVSVHVIPRPHSEVELILPKRSEK; from the coding sequence ATGATGAACGCACTGGGCATGATTGAAACCAAGGGACTTGTCGGCGCCGTTGAAGCTGCGGATGCCATGGTGAAGGCCGCGAATGTGGAACTGATCGGCCGCGAACAGGTGGGCGGCGGTCTGGTGACCGTGATGGTACGTGGCGATGTGGGCGCGGTGAAGGCCGCCACCGATGCCGGTGCCGCAGCCGCAGACCGCGTGGGCGAACTGGTGAGCGTGCACGTTATTCCCCGTCCCCACAGCGAAGTGGAGCTTATTCTGCCGAAGCGCTCTGAAAAGTAG
- a CDS encoding BMC domain-containing protein: MNTPNIPAMPNMPDAPRTLDTLGIVESRGIAAGADLADRMMKAAHVDMVRAGTICSGRYMIYVSGSREAVETAVQAARETDRPLAGSFVLSNVSPQVMEALRKGAAAHEGEAVGVVECRNVSSGVAAADSAVKRSAVRILRLVTGQGINGKSYFILGGDIASVREAAEAARESLGANLVDVVILPGPDASVVAALTGR, translated from the coding sequence GTGAATACGCCGAATATTCCTGCTATGCCGAATATGCCCGATGCGCCCCGTACGTTGGACACGCTGGGGATAGTGGAAAGCAGGGGCATTGCCGCCGGTGCGGATCTGGCGGACCGGATGATGAAGGCGGCGCACGTGGATATGGTGCGGGCGGGGACCATTTGCTCCGGCAGGTACATGATCTACGTCTCCGGCAGCCGCGAAGCCGTGGAAACCGCCGTGCAGGCGGCCAGAGAAACGGACCGTCCCCTTGCCGGAAGTTTTGTGCTTTCCAACGTGTCGCCGCAGGTTATGGAGGCGCTGCGCAAAGGGGCTGCCGCGCATGAGGGAGAGGCCGTGGGCGTGGTGGAATGCAGGAACGTCTCTTCCGGGGTGGCGGCAGCGGACAGTGCGGTGAAGCGTTCTGCCGTGCGTATTCTGCGGCTGGTGACAGGGCAGGGCATTAACGGGAAATCATATTTTATCCTTGGCGGAGACATTGCCTCTGTCCGGGAAGCTGCAGAGGCCGCCAGAGAGTCTCTGGGGGCAAACCTTGTGGATGTGGTCATTCTTCCCGGGCCCGATGCCTCGGTGGTGGCGGCGCTGACCGGGCGCTGA
- a CDS encoding EutN/CcmL family microcompartment protein, with amino-acid sequence MIIGKVIGNVWATRKEEALSGLKLMVVRREAACAAGGPYGDDSFVAVDCVGAGIGERVLVVTGSSARMALRTPDAPVDAAIVGIIDEVKVPSEE; translated from the coding sequence ATGATTATCGGAAAGGTCATAGGCAATGTATGGGCCACCCGCAAGGAAGAGGCTCTGAGCGGTCTTAAGCTGATGGTGGTACGGCGCGAGGCGGCGTGTGCCGCCGGGGGGCCTTACGGCGATGACAGCTTTGTGGCTGTGGATTGCGTGGGCGCAGGCATAGGCGAGCGCGTGCTTGTGGTTACCGGCAGTTCCGCACGCATGGCGCTGCGTACTCCCGATGCACCCGTGGATGCTGCCATTGTGGGCATTATCGACGAGGTGAAGGTTCCCTCTGAGGAGTAG
- the eutJ gene encoding ethanolamine utilization protein EutJ, with translation MDFAAIDARLAALEACLETTVPVGLEEKLFVGVDLGTAYIVVVVLNSLREPVACAMEFAQVVRDGLVVDYTGAARIVRGLVGQLEARLGRKLTHAAIAVPPGTGERDCGTHRHVVEAAGLEVTAILDEPTAANAVLGVENGVIVDIGGGTTGLSVLEGGRVVYVADEATGGTHVTLVLAGNYRVSFEEAETLKKREDMQAEILPVVRPVIQKMASIVNSHIRNRDVSAIYLVGGTCCLKDMEKVMERETGRPVCKPANPFLVTPLGIALNC, from the coding sequence ATGGACTTTGCAGCAATTGACGCCCGACTGGCCGCCCTTGAGGCCTGCCTGGAAACCACGGTGCCCGTGGGGCTTGAGGAGAAGTTGTTCGTAGGGGTGGACTTGGGCACGGCCTACATTGTGGTGGTTGTGCTGAACAGCCTGCGCGAGCCGGTGGCATGCGCCATGGAGTTTGCACAGGTAGTCCGGGACGGACTGGTGGTGGACTATACCGGAGCCGCGCGCATTGTGCGCGGGCTGGTGGGGCAACTGGAGGCGCGGCTTGGCCGCAAGCTTACCCATGCGGCCATAGCGGTTCCGCCCGGAACCGGGGAGCGCGACTGCGGCACCCACCGCCATGTGGTGGAGGCCGCAGGGCTGGAAGTGACCGCTATTCTGGATGAACCCACTGCCGCCAATGCCGTGCTCGGCGTGGAGAACGGGGTGATAGTGGACATAGGCGGCGGCACCACCGGACTTTCGGTGCTTGAAGGGGGCCGTGTGGTGTATGTGGCGGACGAAGCCACAGGTGGCACGCACGTTACGCTGGTGCTGGCTGGCAACTACCGGGTGAGCTTTGAGGAGGCCGAGACCCTGAAGAAGCGGGAGGACATGCAGGCGGAGATTCTGCCTGTGGTGCGCCCGGTGATTCAGAAGATGGCCTCCATAGTGAACAGCCATATCCGCAACAGGGACGTTTCCGCCATCTATCTTGTAGGCGGCACCTGCTGCCTGAAGGATATGGAAAAGGTGATGGAACGGGAGACGGGGCGCCCTGTCTGCAAGCCCGCCAATCCGTTTCTGGTCACCCCTCTGGGCATAGCCCTGAATTGCTGA
- a CDS encoding phosphate propanoyltransferase, which yields MDEKAVREVLEGVVRNVLSQIVGHGATECGPNTQEEIPVELSGRHVHLSEKDAVALFGGPLTPVRELSQPGQFLCKERVRLIGPKGVIDNVAVLGPARGSSQVEVSKTDARILGTVAPVRQSGDTAGSAGIILASQTGIVGLEEGLIVAARHIHMSPEDASRFGVADNDLVNVRLGGERPVVLEDVLIRVHENFRLSMHIDPDEGNSSGWSSDVTGRIVGRARGAGNGLCSN from the coding sequence ATGGATGAGAAAGCCGTAAGGGAAGTGCTGGAAGGGGTGGTCCGCAACGTGCTGAGCCAGATAGTTGGGCATGGCGCGACAGAGTGCGGCCCGAACACACAGGAAGAGATTCCGGTGGAACTTTCCGGGCGTCATGTTCACCTGAGCGAAAAGGACGCCGTGGCTCTTTTCGGCGGGCCGCTTACGCCTGTGCGGGAACTTTCCCAGCCGGGACAGTTTTTGTGCAAGGAACGGGTGCGGCTTATCGGTCCCAAGGGCGTCATAGACAACGTGGCGGTGCTGGGACCTGCACGCGGTTCCTCGCAGGTAGAGGTTTCCAAGACCGATGCGCGTATTCTGGGCACGGTGGCACCTGTGCGGCAGTCCGGCGATACGGCGGGCAGCGCGGGCATCATCCTTGCCTCGCAGACCGGCATTGTGGGGCTGGAAGAAGGCCTTATCGTGGCGGCGCGGCATATTCACATGTCGCCGGAAGACGCCAGCCGGTTCGGTGTTGCGGATAATGACCTCGTGAATGTGCGGCTGGGCGGCGAGCGTCCGGTGGTGCTGGAGGATGTGCTTATCCGGGTGCACGAGAATTTTCGACTGTCCATGCACATAGACCCGGACGAGGGGAACAGCTCCGGCTGGAGTTCCGACGTAACCGGACGGATTGTGGGCCGGGCCCGCGGAGCAGGCAATGGACTTTGCAGCAATTGA
- the eutM gene encoding ethanolamine utilization microcompartment protein EutM, protein MTTSNALGMIETKGLVGAIEAADAMVKAANVVLVGRTQVGGGLVTVMVRGDVGAVKAATDAGAAAAKRVGELVSVHVIPRPHGEVETILPKAGA, encoded by the coding sequence ATGACGACTTCCAACGCACTGGGAATGATTGAAACCAAGGGTCTTGTGGGCGCCATCGAAGCAGCTGACGCAATGGTCAAGGCAGCCAACGTGGTGCTGGTGGGCCGTACGCAGGTGGGCGGCGGTCTGGTAACCGTGATGGTGCGCGGCGACGTGGGCGCAGTGAAGGCAGCAACCGACGCAGGTGCAGCAGCCGCCAAGCGCGTGGGCGAACTGGTGAGCGTGCACGTTATTCCCCGCCCGCACGGCGAAGTGGAAACCATTCTTCCCAAGGCCGGCGCGTAA
- a CDS encoding acetaldehyde dehydrogenase (acetylating) — protein MVDKDLLSIQEARALVRAARKAQAEFAQLGQERVDGIIKAIADALYAQAEPLAALAVEETGFGKVQDKKVKNILASEKLYAAIKDMKTIGILSEDKEHKVTEIAVPMGVIAGIIPSTNPTSTTIYKSMIALKAGNAIVFTPHPSARKCIGRTVELIRGVLHDCGVCEDVVSVMSVPTLEGSTELMKIVDLILATGGPGMVKAAYSSGTPALGVGAGNVPAFIERSADIEDAVAKIFASKTFDNGTVCASEQSIVTEAVIADKVKAALVAHGAYFLEGEKLEKVKRVMERSNGAMNPEIVGRDAMYIAAKAGIEVPAGTRLLVSDEKGVGPRYPFSKEKLTALLGFYVVNDWKEACEMCHALLQNGGIGHSLAIHSRNEEVIREFGLKKPVSRLLVNTPSTHGAVGISTSLFPSFTLGCGTVGGSSTSDNVTPLNLMNIRRVAYDLGNAVCAAPAQQGYGQTHGQTHGKTYGQAEAQADAASLDVQAITAMILEQLKKMA, from the coding sequence ATGGTAGACAAGGATTTATTGTCCATTCAGGAAGCCCGGGCCCTCGTGCGTGCCGCGCGTAAGGCGCAGGCTGAGTTCGCCCAGTTGGGACAGGAACGTGTCGACGGCATAATAAAGGCCATTGCCGACGCCCTGTACGCTCAGGCGGAACCCCTTGCCGCGCTGGCGGTGGAAGAGACCGGCTTCGGCAAGGTGCAGGACAAGAAGGTCAAGAATATCCTCGCCAGCGAAAAGTTGTATGCCGCCATCAAGGACATGAAGACCATCGGCATCCTCAGCGAGGACAAAGAGCACAAGGTCACCGAGATAGCCGTTCCCATGGGTGTTATCGCCGGGATCATCCCGTCCACCAACCCCACGTCCACGACCATCTACAAATCCATGATCGCGCTCAAGGCGGGCAACGCCATTGTGTTTACGCCGCATCCCAGCGCACGCAAGTGCATCGGCAGAACCGTGGAGCTTATCCGCGGCGTGCTGCACGACTGCGGCGTGTGCGAAGACGTGGTGAGCGTGATGAGTGTGCCTACCCTTGAAGGCAGCACGGAACTGATGAAGATTGTGGACCTTATTCTGGCCACGGGCGGTCCCGGCATGGTCAAGGCTGCTTACAGCTCCGGCACACCTGCGCTGGGCGTGGGAGCAGGCAACGTGCCTGCCTTCATCGAACGCAGTGCGGACATTGAAGACGCCGTTGCCAAGATTTTTGCCAGCAAGACCTTTGACAACGGCACGGTGTGCGCCTCTGAGCAGTCCATTGTGACCGAGGCGGTGATTGCAGACAAGGTGAAGGCCGCGCTTGTGGCGCACGGGGCGTATTTCCTTGAAGGCGAGAAGCTGGAAAAGGTCAAGCGCGTCATGGAGCGTTCCAACGGAGCCATGAACCCGGAAATTGTGGGCCGCGACGCCATGTACATTGCCGCCAAGGCGGGCATTGAGGTTCCGGCCGGAACCCGTCTGCTGGTCTCCGACGAAAAGGGCGTGGGCCCCCGCTATCCCTTCTCCAAGGAAAAACTCACCGCGCTGCTCGGATTCTACGTGGTGAACGATTGGAAGGAAGCCTGCGAAATGTGCCACGCGCTGTTGCAGAACGGCGGCATAGGCCATTCGCTTGCCATCCATTCCCGCAACGAAGAGGTCATCCGCGAGTTCGGCTTGAAGAAGCCGGTTTCCCGCCTGCTGGTGAACACGCCGTCCACCCATGGCGCCGTGGGTATAAGCACTTCGCTGTTCCCCTCGTTCACGCTGGGGTGCGGCACTGTGGGCGGAAGCTCCACCTCGGACAACGTGACTCCGCTGAACCTGATGAACATCCGCCGTGTGGCCTATGACCTGGGGAACGCCGTCTGCGCCGCACCGGCACAGCAGGGGTATGGCCAGACGCATGGCCAGACGCATGGAAAGACGTACGGGCAGGCAGAGGCGCAGGCCGACGCCGCCAGTCTGGATGTGCAGGCCATAACGGCCATGATCCTGGAACAGCTTAAGAAAATGGCTTAG
- a CDS encoding BMC domain-containing protein yields the protein MREHPARGEKTMTALGLIETKGLLAAVEGADAMLKAADVRLLERNMVGGGLVTITVAGEVSAVSASVEAAVAAIGRIDGAALVSGHVIARPDAEIATILALHPATDAAQAAVCCASAGPAVKASAQAAVPAADGVKVPETTAGKTAGKGDAATPARYEISQLKKMNVGRLRQVARSLKGVSLTADELTTAAKKDLIDAIINAYRQIEE from the coding sequence GTGCGGGAGCACCCCGCACGGGGAGAGAAGACCATGACGGCACTGGGACTGATTGAGACGAAAGGCCTGCTCGCAGCCGTGGAAGGGGCGGACGCCATGCTCAAGGCGGCGGACGTGCGGCTTCTGGAACGGAATATGGTGGGCGGCGGTCTGGTGACCATAACCGTTGCGGGTGAAGTGTCGGCCGTGAGTGCTTCTGTGGAAGCGGCGGTGGCTGCCATAGGGCGTATTGACGGAGCGGCGCTTGTTTCCGGGCATGTCATTGCCCGCCCTGATGCGGAGATTGCAACGATTCTGGCTCTGCATCCGGCTACGGACGCTGCGCAGGCTGCGGTGTGCTGCGCGTCTGCGGGGCCTGCCGTAAAGGCATCTGCGCAGGCAGCCGTGCCTGCGGCTGATGGTGTGAAGGTGCCCGAAACGACAGCGGGCAAGACAGCAGGGAAGGGCGATGCAGCAACGCCCGCACGATACGAAATTTCTCAACTGAAGAAGATGAACGTGGGCAGGTTGCGGCAGGTTGCCCGGTCGCTGAAGGGCGTTTCCCTTACTGCGGACGAGTTGACGACAGCCGCCAAGAAGGACCTGATTGACGCGATCATCAACGCATACAGGCAGATAGAGGAGTAG
- the cutD gene encoding choline TMA-lyase-activating enzyme, with protein MIERKALIFNIQKYNMYDGPGVRTLVFFKGCPLRCVWCSNPEGQVRQFQVLYKRNLCVDCGACVAVCPTGVHRMAPGSGRHEIVAGRECVGCRKCEQACNASALAVVGESKTISELLEIIEEDRPFYEVSGGGVTLGGGEVLMQPEAACSLLMACRQRGIHTALETCGYARPEVVKKVAEFTDLFLYDVKHMDSARHYELTGVRNETILSNLRWLLESRHNVKVRVPLLKGVNDGEGELEQLIEFLRPYKEYKNFKGVDLLPYHKMGVGKYAQLGWEYPLKGECGLSDADLDRIESRLGQYDFQVTVIRH; from the coding sequence GTGATTGAAAGAAAAGCACTCATTTTCAACATACAGAAATACAACATGTATGACGGTCCCGGTGTGCGGACACTGGTGTTCTTCAAGGGGTGTCCCCTGCGTTGCGTGTGGTGTTCGAATCCCGAAGGGCAGGTCCGGCAGTTTCAGGTGCTGTACAAGCGGAACCTGTGCGTGGACTGCGGTGCCTGTGTTGCTGTCTGTCCCACCGGGGTTCACCGGATGGCACCGGGAAGCGGGCGGCATGAGATAGTTGCCGGACGCGAGTGCGTGGGCTGCCGCAAGTGTGAACAGGCCTGCAACGCTTCTGCCCTTGCGGTGGTGGGTGAGAGTAAGACCATATCGGAACTTCTGGAGATTATTGAGGAAGACCGGCCGTTTTACGAGGTGTCCGGCGGTGGGGTGACGCTGGGCGGCGGCGAGGTGCTTATGCAGCCGGAAGCAGCGTGCAGCCTGCTCATGGCATGCAGGCAGCGGGGCATACACACCGCGCTGGAAACCTGCGGCTACGCCCGCCCGGAAGTGGTGAAGAAGGTGGCGGAGTTCACGGATCTGTTCCTCTATGACGTGAAGCACATGGATTCTGCACGGCATTACGAGCTGACGGGAGTGCGCAACGAGACCATTTTGTCCAACCTGCGCTGGCTGCTGGAAAGCAGGCACAACGTGAAGGTGCGGGTGCCGCTGCTGAAGGGTGTGAATGACGGTGAAGGTGAGCTGGAACAGCTGATCGAGTTCCTTCGCCCCTATAAGGAATACAAGAATTTCAAGGGTGTGGACCTGCTTCCCTATCACAAAATGGGAGTGGGGAAATATGCCCAACTGGGCTGGGAGTATCCCCTGAAGGGGGAATGCGGCCTGAGTGACGCGGATCTGGACCGGATAGAATCCCGGCTTGGGCAGTACGATTTTCAGGTCACGGTTATCCGCCATTAG